A genomic window from Arvicola amphibius chromosome 5, mArvAmp1.2, whole genome shotgun sequence includes:
- the LOC119814063 gene encoding cystatin-13, giving the protein MARFLQALLFLVITVGLVSRRVQAWGSPKIVRPFEDIPETYVYVQQALWYAMKEYNKASKDQYNFKVVNILKSQEQITDSLEYYLEVNIARTMCKKSVGENENCLLQQNPKMKKMVFCIFIVRSKPWKFELKMLKKQCKDI; this is encoded by the exons ATGGCCAGATTCTTACAGGCCCTGCTATTCCTTGTGATCACAGTGGGCCTTGTGTCTAGGAGAGTCCAAGCCTGGGGCTCACCAAAGATTGTGAGGCCATTTGAAGACATCCCCGAAACCTATGTCtatgtgcagcaagcactctggTATGCCATGAAAGAGTATAACAAGGCCAGCAAGGACCAGTACAATTTCAAGGTGGTGAACATCCTAAAATCTCAGGAGCAG attacagacagtcTGGAGTACTATCTTGAAGTAAACATTGCCCGGACAATGTGCAAGAAAAGTgttggagaaaatgaaaactgcTTGCTTCAGCAAAATCCTAAAATGAAAAAG atggtgttttgcatttttattgttaGGTCCAAACCATGGAAATTTGAACTTAAAATGCTGAAGAAACAATGCAAAGATATCTAA